In Vanrija pseudolonga chromosome 4, complete sequence, a single window of DNA contains:
- the HAL3 gene encoding Phosphopantothenoylcysteine decarboxylase yields MSTTQEEPKGVEVDHNNGYHSGPTLHAYNSRQPGFPIYSPKKKANPGPLGLFCFASTTLLLSFINVHARHLTEPNIVTGLAFALGGAGQFLAGILEFCVGNTFGLTAFVRPSSGMLAAYKGTDLDQALGLFMMVWFVFTTIMLLATFRSSAGLVAVFFFLSLTFLLLGIGYLMVKPVVLKAAGYFGIVTAACAYYTALHGLLTAEAAPFGIPLGQYMLQGWTLTDLQCDECGVTPLMREPYGAAQRAGRAPIQFCALCDGGPAAPNRARANEPASSAYATASTTPEPTPTPSTPARAQPASTPATSPPPLAHAAARRADPEAAADAIAALLLKGYSLLSAACPDPACAGVPLVGFPRRKDGTKDPRRECVSCGKRWINERDLAESGLKVQQEQAASSSAAAASTTASASTSTLTPALSQATITSASVSSVPAIRPAEAEAESPRTRARNELYAQGNVILQEQRAAEAKKAAEAEAAASATSSTQGYAIPSGAGPSSAPASSALGLVAPSPADDDDFEMADSTPTTARKPFVSAEHRPEQPDGRFRVVLVSTGSVASVKIPLIVEALKKDPNVDVQVVATKPSLHFYDRAAVEASNPGVRVWTDEDEWSDWKKIGDPILHIELRRWADLVVVAPTSADILAKIAGGLSDNLVLSMLRALAPETPVILAPAMNTFMYEHPLTARHEAFIREVLGYYILGPQGAGKLACGDAGAGKMTDWKDIVSVILSYAAVFTNRSNRSDTTLLKSLLTSMTNPAPSSLLQPVVAPAAPIAARNFVVPPAQPVLVHPQPRPAAQQSVTRPIPKLRNRFPSRDLKRPLSGTTPQRPKPTAERSPLHLLRFLLYPFLVLLHIAFTLSSIVLRIFQANPTPPDELTKDPPEHAALIFVPGATKSAESRRLVAERYIESVRRAVQWAGEWGVSTISVWDGEGLGIKHHSVITTSLLNLPPSPPSSTPPSPPLGIEEIEDLGENTVKAAVYVDTDACSRRVEILFLPPSATDTLTRVTRQYARGGVAPSEVTQIHLDHDVKADLGLPSDPDLVIIHHLSPPGFIRGLLPRPAPELTHPLTLPLYLMTLGELLQNSPLPVLRKLGTLFPSADCKGVLSVDAWEGAQGAWEKVEQRRGK; encoded by the exons ATGTCTACTACCCAGGAGGAGcccaagggcgtcgaggtcgaccacAACAACGGTTACCACAGCGGCCCAACTCTCC ACGCGTACAACTCGCGCCAGCCCGGTTTCCCCATCTACAGccccaagaagaaggccaaccCCGGCCCTCTCG GTCTCTTCTGCTTCGCGTCGACCACGCTTCTTCTTAGCTTCATCAATGTCCAC GCTCGCCACCTCACTGAGCCCAACATCGTCACGGGACTCGCCTTTGCGCTCGGTGGCGCGGGCCAGTTCCTGGCCGGCATTCTCGAGTTCTGCGTCGGCAACACGTTTGGTCTGACTGCCTTTGTCAG GCCTTCGTCCGGCATGCTTGCTGCGTACAAGggcaccgacctcgaccaggcgctcggcctcttcATGATGGTCTGGTTCGTCTTCACGACGATCATGCTCCTTGCCACCTTCCGCTCGAGCGCTGGCCTCGTCGCAGTCT TCTTCTTCCTTTCGCTCACcttcctccttctcggcatCGGCTACCTTATGGTCAAGCCGGTCgtcctcaaggccgccggGTACTTTGGAATCGTCACTGCTGCCTGCGCGTACTACACTGCCCTCCACGGTCTTCTCACGGCCGAGGCTGCTCCGTTCGGCATCCCG CTGGGGCAGTACATGCTGCAAGGTTGGACACTGACCGACCTCCAATGCGACGAGTGCGGCGTGACGCCGCTGATGCGCGAGCCGTATGGCGCTGCCCAACGCGCAGGCAGGGCACCGATCCAGTTCTGCGCGCTATGCGACGgcggccccgccgcgccgaaccGCGCGCGTGCCAATGAGcccgcaagctcggcgtacgctaccgcctcgacgacgcccgagcccaccccgaccccgagcacgccggctcgcgcccagccagcctctACGCCCGCAACCtcaccccctcccctcgcgcacgcagccgcgcgtcgcgccgatcccgaggccgccgcagACGCCATCGcagccctcctcctcaagggATACTCGCTGTTATCTGCTGCCTGCCCGGACCCCGCGTGCGCTGGCGTTCCCCTCGTCGGCTTCCCCAGGCGCAAGGACGGCACAAAGGACCCGCGCCGCGAGTGCGTGTCCTGCGGCAAGCGGTGGATcaacgagcgcgacctcgccgagtcggGGCTTAAGGTTcagcaggagcaggcggcgtcttcgtcggcggcggccgcgtcgacgacggcatccGCTTCGACGTCcacgctcacgcccgcgctGAGCCAAGCGACTATCACTTCCGCCTCGGTATCCTCTGTCCCTGCCATCCGgccggccgaggccgaggccgagagcCCGCGCACCCGTGCACGCAACGAGCTGTACGCGCAGGGCAATGTCATTCTGCaggagcagcgcgcggccgaggccaagaaggcagccgaggctgaggctgcggcgagcgcgacgagctcgactcaGGGATACGCCATTCCCAGCGGTGCAGGaccgagctcggcccccgcgagctcggcgctcggccttgtcgcACCATCTCCGGCggatgacgacgactttgagaTGGCCGACAGCACGCCCACGACCGCGCGCAAGCCGTTCGTGTCGGCTGAACATCGGCCGGAGCAGCCTGATGGCCGGTTCCGCGTCGTGCTTGTCTCGACTGGCTCCGTGGCGAGCGTCAAGATCCCGCTCAttgtcgaggcgctcaaaAAGGACCCCAACGTGGACGTGCAGGTCGTGGCTACCAAGCCATCGCTGCACTTCTACGACCGCGCAGCGGTGGAGGCGAGTAAccccggcgtgcgcgtgtggacagacgaggacgagtggtCGGACTGGAAGAAGATTGGCGACCCGATCTTGCACATCGAGTTGAGGCGGTGGGCTGatcttgttgttgttgcacCTACGTCAGCGGATATTCTGGCCAAGATTGCTGGTGGCCTGAGCGACAACCTTGTG CTGTCCATGctccgcgccctcgcgccggaAACTCCCGTCATCCTCGCCCCGGCCATGAACACGTTTATGTACGAGCACCCCCTCACGGCGCGGCACGAGGCGTTCATCCGCGAAGTGCTTGGATACTACATCCTCGGTCCTCAAGGCGCAGGCAAGCTCGCGTGCGGCGATGCTGGCGCAGGCAAGATGACCGACTGGAAGGACATCGTCTCGGTCATCCTCAGCTATGCGGCAGTGTTCACCAACCGCTCCAACCGCTCTGACACGACGCTCCTCAAGTCGCTGCTCACGAGCATGACCAACCCCGCACCGTCGAGCCTGCTCCAACCGGTTGTGGCACCCGCTGCCCCCATCGCCGCGCGTAATTTCGTGGTCCCTCCTGCCCAACCTGTTCTCGTGCACCCCCAGCCCAGGCCTGCCGCCCAGCAGTCCGTGACCCGCCCCATCCCCAAGCTGAGGAATCGCTTCCCCTCGCGCGACCTCAAGCGCCCACTGTCCGGCACGACACCGCAGCGTCCCAAGCCCACAGCTGAGCGCTCGCCCCTCCACTTGCTCCGTTTCCTCCTCTACCCCTTTCTCGTTCTCCTCCACATTGCATTCACCCTATCCTCCATTGTCCTTCGCATCTTCCAGgccaaccccaccccacctgATGAGCTCACCAAGGACCCgcccgagcacgccgcgctcatcTTCGTACCCGGTGCCACCAAGTCGGCCGagtcgcgccgcctcgtgGCAGAGCGGTACATTGAGAGTGTGAGGCGCGCTGTCCagtgggcgggcgagtggggcgtGAGTACCATCAGCGTGTGGGACGGAGAAGGCCTTGGCATCAAGCACCACTCTGTGATCACGACGAGCCTGCTCAACCTCCCTCCATCGCCTCCTAGCTCGACGCCACCCTCCCCGCCCCTTGGCATCGAGGAGATCGAGGACCTAGGAGAGAACACTGTCAAGGCGGCTGTTTACGTGGACACCG ATGCCTGCTCTCGACGCGTTGAGATCCTCTTCCTACCGCCCTCTGCCACCGACACCCTTACCCGCGTCACGCGCCAGTACGCGCGCGGTGGCGTTGCACCGTCCGAAGTGACCCAGatccacctcgaccacgatgtcaaggccgacctcggcctcccctCGGACCCGGACCTCGTCATCATTCACCACCTCTCCCCTCCGGGCTTTATCCGCGGCCTtctgccccgccccgcccccgagcT cacccaccccctcACCCTGCCCCTCTACCTCATGACACTTGGCGAGCTCCTGCAAAACTCGCCCCTGCCCGTACTGCGCAAGCTTGGCACCCTGTTCCCCAGTGCCGATTGCAAGGGCGTGCTTTCTGTCGACGCGTGGGAGGGTGCCCAGGGCGCCTGGGAGAAGGTCGAGCAACGTCGTGGCAAGTGA